From a single Rutidosis leptorrhynchoides isolate AG116_Rl617_1_P2 unplaced genomic scaffold, CSIRO_AGI_Rlap_v1 contig625, whole genome shotgun sequence genomic region:
- the LOC139884939 gene encoding uncharacterized protein, with amino-acid sequence MSTQAIATSTSIFFPVVIVIDRHWSIITRWYSILIASSITTFAVIYSLNLLMEVSIGTKPPNFQINSLSVSDLNVSDTKLAAIWNASFRIYNPNHGMELFLHRIDGIVFYKEEEALSISSIDGFNLGSREKKLVSMQFATTGYEGDQPIVEYPVLREIAKDQEHGTVRFSVRLDLLGYYKSKFFRCRSRAVVVKSYCSDLKVGVGNGHGYIQNVPRICPLVIFDN; translated from the coding sequence atgtCCACACAAGCCATAGCAACTTCTACATCAATTTTCTTTCCAGTAGTGATTGTAATTGATCGCCATTGGAGCATAATAACAAGATGGTATTCGATCTTAATCGCGTCATCAATCACCACTTTTGCAGTAATTTACTCTCTAAACCTGTTAATGGAGGTCTCAATTGGAACAAAACCTCCCAATTTTCAAATCAACTCTCTTTCAGTTTCCGATCTCAACGTCTCAGACACAAAGCTAGCAGCAATTTGGAACGCAAGCTTCAGAATCTACAACCCTAATCACGGAATGGAGTTATTTCTACACCGAATCGACGGAATCGTGTTTTACAAGGAAGAAGAAGCTCTTTCGATCAGTTCAATTGATGGGTTCAATTTGGGTTCACGGGAAAAGAAATTAGTGTCAATGCAGTTTGCAACAACTGGGTATGAGGGAGATCAGCCAATTGTAGAGTACCCTGTTTTGAGAGAGATTGCAAAGGATCAAGAACATGGAACGGTGCGTTTTAGTGTCAGGTTGGATTTGTTGGGATATTATAAGTCAAAGTTTTTCAGATGCCGGTCAAGAGCTGTTGTTGTCAAGTCTTATTGCTCGGATTTGAAAGTTGGGGTTGGAAATGGTCATGGCTATATTCAAAATGTACCTAGGATTTGTCCTCTTGTAATCTTCGATAATTAA